A region from the Nocardioides coralli genome encodes:
- a CDS encoding TetR/AcrR family transcriptional regulator yields MTSTRPYRMSARAAAAAVTRERIAAAAEHAFSTEWYDDVTIRGIAHVAEVSEQTVLNHFSSKDELCAVAFERWTGAIDSRRAEARSAGVGPAVSLLVEDYELTGDTTLRMLAVEHRVDSIRPWLAQGRREHERWVASAFAGALEGLSSDERARRLAQLVVVTDVYAWKLLRRDRGLEPDEVAAIITDLVRGLHR; encoded by the coding sequence ATGACTTCAACGCGACCCTACCGAATGTCCGCGCGAGCGGCCGCCGCGGCGGTGACCCGTGAGCGGATCGCTGCCGCAGCCGAGCACGCCTTCAGCACCGAGTGGTACGACGACGTGACGATCCGGGGGATCGCCCACGTCGCGGAGGTGTCGGAGCAGACGGTGCTCAACCACTTCTCCTCGAAGGACGAGCTCTGTGCCGTGGCCTTCGAGCGCTGGACCGGCGCCATCGACTCGCGTCGGGCCGAAGCCCGGTCCGCGGGAGTGGGCCCGGCGGTGTCCCTGCTCGTCGAGGACTACGAGCTCACCGGCGACACCACGCTGCGGATGCTCGCCGTCGAGCACCGCGTGGACAGCATCCGGCCGTGGCTGGCCCAGGGGCGGCGCGAGCACGAGCGCTGGGTGGCCAGCGCCTTCGCCGGCGCCCTCGAGGGGTTGTCCTCGGACGAGCGCGCCCGTCGCCTCGCGCAGCTCGTCGTCGTCACCGACGTCTACGCCTGGAAGCTGCTCCGACGCGACCGCGGCCTCGAACCCGACGAGGTGGCCGCGATCATCACCGACCTCGTCCGCGGGCTGCACCGCTGA
- a CDS encoding YybH family protein, which translates to MDDDQERQQLIERDRAWAKLAESEGDVEEILEFWTDDAVVIPPGMPPVVGKEALRAYVEGTRTIPGFSISWTTDSVEVSADGSMAWILGTNLVEMDTEAGHVRAEGRVATVWRKEHDGTWRCCLDMWNDAPADG; encoded by the coding sequence GTGGACGACGACCAGGAACGGCAGCAGCTGATCGAACGCGACCGGGCATGGGCGAAGCTGGCTGAGAGCGAGGGGGACGTCGAGGAGATCCTCGAGTTCTGGACCGACGACGCCGTGGTGATCCCGCCCGGGATGCCGCCCGTGGTCGGCAAGGAGGCTCTTCGCGCTTACGTCGAAGGCACGCGCACGATTCCCGGCTTCTCCATCAGCTGGACCACCGACAGCGTCGAGGTGTCAGCCGACGGGTCGATGGCGTGGATCCTCGGCACCAACCTGGTCGAGATGGACACCGAGGCCGGGCACGTGCGTGCCGAGGGCCGGGTCGCCACGGTGTGGCGCAAGGAGCACGACGGGACGTGGCGGTGCTGCCTCGACATGTGGAACGACGCTCCCGCCGACGGCTAG
- a CDS encoding phosphatase PAP2 family protein, with protein sequence MRFGHSTVTRLTVLAALLLIYAGVFAALYWFTVRTLTGRVFGDAALRGAILTQDPVADSVDLVLDLVSVASLTGALAIVATIALVRLARITGLVALATMFAANGTSWLLKEALLTRPDLGLDEYAPATLNSMPSGHSTAVFSAVAAVLIVLPHRVRLAVGTAGGVFAVLTALATMSAGWHRPADSVASFLVVGGWVVVAAAALMLLRGPTEAASEAPAQGARWFGAFAWGAVALGAALVLALDAAAGFRDSAVGQTFSLLTGALVVAGAATGVLLVTLRVLELTDAAPMPHRLDHHTGGAA encoded by the coding sequence GTGAGGTTCGGACACAGCACGGTCACCCGTCTGACGGTGCTCGCGGCCCTGCTGCTGATCTACGCGGGGGTGTTCGCCGCCCTCTACTGGTTCACCGTCCGCACGCTCACCGGTCGCGTGTTCGGGGACGCGGCGCTCCGCGGCGCGATCCTGACGCAGGACCCGGTGGCCGACAGCGTCGACCTGGTGCTCGACCTCGTGTCCGTGGCGTCGTTGACCGGCGCTCTGGCCATCGTGGCCACCATCGCCCTCGTGCGCCTCGCCCGGATCACGGGCCTGGTGGCCCTCGCCACGATGTTCGCGGCCAACGGCACCAGCTGGCTGCTCAAGGAGGCCCTGCTCACCCGGCCCGACCTCGGGCTGGACGAGTACGCACCCGCGACCCTCAACAGCATGCCCAGCGGCCACAGCACGGCCGTCTTCTCCGCCGTCGCCGCCGTGCTGATCGTGCTCCCTCACCGAGTGCGTCTGGCCGTCGGCACGGCGGGCGGGGTGTTCGCCGTGCTCACCGCCCTGGCCACCATGTCGGCCGGGTGGCACCGCCCGGCGGACTCGGTGGCGTCGTTCCTGGTCGTGGGGGGCTGGGTGGTGGTGGCCGCCGCAGCCCTGATGTTGCTGCGTGGTCCGACCGAGGCGGCCTCCGAGGCACCCGCGCAAGGCGCCCGCTGGTTCGGCGCGTTCGCCTGGGGTGCCGTGGCACTGGGAGCCGCGCTGGTGCTCGCCCTCGACGCAGCGGCGGGTTTCCGCGACAGCGCGGTCGGTCAGACCTTCTCGCTGCTCACCGGCGCGCTCGTCGTGGCCGGCGCCGCGACCGGTGTCCTCCTGGTCACCCTGCGGGTGCTGGAGCTCACCGACGCGGCGCCGATGCCGCACCGCCTCGACCACCACACCGGCGGCGCTGCCTGA
- a CDS encoding glycosyltransferase, protein MTHHKILLAAWDGAGCVPPLLSVARALVERGHDVRVIADPVIADAARAVGARHVSWTRAPHRTVRSRESWFIDDLGPEGFAGMRDNLAVGPAAEFAADVRAEIDRERPDVVLAETLLLGALVAAEAAGVPSVLLNTTVNMAPVEGVPPFGAGLLPARDDADRLLHEQVAAAGAAAWDVALPALNRARQQEGLEPLEHVLHQLMSPARLLVLSSAAFDFTGPLPPPIRYVGPRLDDLEGGGLTAWEPPPGDDPLVLVSLSTEFQDQTAVLNRIVEALGGVPVRGVVTTGRAVDPADVPAPPNVQVVRLAPHRQVLAHAAAVVTHAGHGTTIKALASGVPLVCIPMGRDQPDVAARVVHRGVGLRVDPSAGANDIRQAIDEVLRVPAYRDRAQQLAAAIAVETAQDLAVEEIEGLLAGDTSTLQPLVR, encoded by the coding sequence ATGACGCACCACAAGATCCTCCTCGCCGCCTGGGACGGCGCTGGTTGCGTGCCACCGCTGCTGAGCGTCGCCCGTGCCCTCGTCGAGCGGGGACACGACGTCCGGGTCATCGCCGACCCTGTCATCGCCGACGCCGCGAGGGCCGTGGGGGCGCGCCACGTGTCCTGGACGCGGGCCCCGCACCGCACGGTGAGGTCACGCGAGTCCTGGTTCATCGACGACCTGGGTCCCGAGGGCTTCGCCGGCATGCGCGACAACCTCGCGGTCGGCCCGGCGGCCGAGTTCGCCGCCGACGTACGCGCCGAGATCGACCGGGAGCGTCCGGACGTGGTCCTGGCGGAGACCCTCCTCCTCGGCGCGCTCGTGGCCGCCGAGGCGGCCGGTGTCCCGAGCGTGCTGCTCAACACCACCGTCAACATGGCCCCTGTCGAGGGCGTCCCTCCCTTCGGCGCCGGACTGCTGCCGGCCCGGGACGATGCCGACCGGCTGCTCCACGAGCAGGTGGCGGCGGCCGGCGCAGCAGCCTGGGACGTCGCCCTCCCTGCACTCAACCGGGCCCGGCAGCAGGAGGGGCTCGAGCCGCTCGAGCACGTGCTGCACCAGCTCATGTCGCCGGCGAGGCTGCTCGTGCTGTCCAGCGCCGCCTTCGACTTCACCGGTCCACTGCCACCGCCGATCCGCTACGTCGGACCACGACTCGACGACCTCGAGGGCGGTGGCCTCACAGCGTGGGAGCCGCCTCCCGGCGACGACCCGCTGGTGCTCGTCTCGCTCAGCACCGAGTTCCAGGACCAGACCGCGGTGCTGAACCGGATCGTGGAGGCCCTCGGCGGCGTGCCGGTCCGCGGCGTCGTGACCACCGGCCGGGCCGTCGACCCCGCCGACGTCCCGGCTCCGCCCAACGTCCAGGTCGTCCGCCTCGCCCCGCACCGTCAGGTGCTGGCGCACGCCGCGGCGGTCGTCACCCACGCAGGTCACGGGACCACCATCAAGGCGCTTGCGTCCGGCGTGCCCCTGGTGTGCATCCCCATGGGGCGTGACCAGCCTGACGTGGCCGCCCGCGTGGTGCACCGGGGTGTCGGCCTCCGCGTGGACCCCTCGGCCGGGGCGAACGACATCCGCCAGGCGATCGACGAGGTGCTGCGCGTGCCTGCCTACCGGGATCGCGCACAGCAGCTTGCCGCGGCGATCGCCGTCGAGACAGCGCAGGACCTCGCGGTCGAGGAGATCGAGGGGCTGCTGGCGGGCGACACCTCGACCCTCCAGCCGCTGGTGCGCTGA
- a CDS encoding adenylate/guanylate cyclase domain-containing protein has translation MATRRITSVLFGDLVGFTHLTESRDQEDARELLSHYFDTCRRIVERYGGTVEKFIGDAVMAVWGVPSAHEDDAERAVRAGLELVNAVTSIGDELGVPDLAMRVGIVTGEVAVTIGAEQQGMVAGDAVNTAARVQSVAAPHQVWVDETTRLLTSAAITYLDVGSHALKGKADPVPLWSVRAVVAAVGGAQRADGLEAPLIGRERELRMVKELFHASEESGRPALLVMVGEPGVGKSRLAWEFEKYVDGLLGSVRWHSGRCVSYGEGVAYYALAEAFRGRLQMLLSAPEDGGEEDAVRLLELGLVRYVADEAERDWLRPRVAALLGTGSVAGFPREDLFSAWTVFLERVAEGYPLVLVIDDAQHADDGLLHFVEHVISVAAFPCFVLLLTRPGLVEARPSLATNHRATVSHLEVMREDEVAELIDGLVAGVPASVRSSLVARSEGVPLFAVETVRSLIDRDLVVPRGGQYVLADPDRLDLDSLGAPASLQALISARLDALEPSHRRLVDLASVFGGSFTAEQIGALGRELGGVADVEGALVALTRLQILGVDANRFSAGFGRYHFVQSVVRQVAYGTLSRRDRKAAHLAVAALLERAEDTGADVAAIVARHYLDALAAMPGDPDVADLEARATAQLEVAAERARALGAPSESVQHLRAAFERASGDDQRARLESALAAAMFDAGDYAGAAEHGRAATEAFDALGDALSAAVAAAAWADALAASGDIPAAVEVVEPRWEALQDVPGSDPALLRLGEALIGATSRRGETRWEVLRRRIQIAERMGEHAHLADTLNWLSVDFTSLGAPYTSKVVMEAAADLARAHHLPVSLARCLNNLIVTEGLSDLPRALEAAREGVEVADRSGVAFWREYIRANLALASFAAGDWATVDELVADAHGLMSINVSVMRTLQLALELIRNPAPPAVAADPPLELDDPVEQAWWHYVSGLQAVSRGEHQQAAHLLARSVELTAEATGLSDDLHHIWPAAVEVAMECEDDDALARLLAVVDDHAVRALVPVAVAAHRRRVAGLLARRCEPDAAERMLREAIEMFRRWGAQPYLARTQVELGQWLVERGETEQGHGLVRDGRTALAELGAFGWLARLGLGEGDRVRVAD, from the coding sequence GTGGCCACGCGCCGCATCACCAGCGTGCTGTTCGGCGACCTCGTCGGGTTCACGCACCTGACGGAGAGCCGGGACCAGGAGGACGCGCGTGAGCTGCTGAGCCACTACTTCGACACGTGCCGGCGGATCGTCGAGCGCTACGGGGGCACGGTCGAGAAGTTCATCGGCGACGCGGTGATGGCTGTGTGGGGGGTCCCCAGCGCCCACGAGGACGATGCCGAGCGCGCGGTTCGTGCCGGGCTCGAGCTCGTCAATGCCGTCACCAGCATCGGCGACGAGCTCGGCGTGCCCGACCTCGCGATGCGGGTGGGCATCGTGACCGGGGAGGTGGCCGTGACGATCGGCGCCGAGCAACAGGGCATGGTGGCCGGCGACGCCGTCAACACCGCGGCACGGGTCCAGTCCGTGGCTGCTCCCCACCAGGTGTGGGTCGACGAGACGACGCGGCTGCTCACGTCCGCCGCCATCACCTACCTGGATGTCGGAAGTCACGCTCTCAAGGGAAAGGCTGACCCGGTCCCGCTGTGGTCGGTGCGGGCCGTCGTCGCCGCTGTCGGTGGAGCCCAGCGGGCTGACGGCCTGGAGGCGCCGCTGATCGGCCGGGAGCGCGAGCTGCGGATGGTCAAGGAGCTCTTCCACGCCTCGGAGGAGTCGGGCCGACCGGCACTCCTCGTGATGGTGGGGGAGCCGGGAGTGGGCAAGTCGCGCCTGGCCTGGGAGTTCGAGAAGTACGTCGACGGTCTGCTCGGCTCCGTCCGCTGGCACAGCGGGCGCTGCGTGTCCTACGGCGAGGGGGTCGCCTACTACGCCCTCGCCGAGGCGTTCCGTGGTCGGCTGCAGATGCTGCTCTCCGCACCGGAGGACGGCGGTGAGGAGGACGCGGTCCGGCTGCTGGAGCTGGGGCTGGTGCGCTACGTCGCTGACGAGGCGGAGCGCGACTGGCTTCGCCCGCGGGTCGCTGCACTGCTCGGCACCGGCTCGGTCGCGGGGTTCCCGCGCGAGGACCTGTTCTCGGCGTGGACGGTGTTCCTGGAGCGTGTCGCGGAGGGGTACCCGCTGGTGCTGGTGATCGACGACGCGCAGCACGCCGACGACGGTCTCCTGCACTTCGTCGAGCACGTGATCAGCGTCGCTGCCTTCCCCTGCTTCGTGCTGCTCCTGACTCGTCCCGGGCTGGTCGAGGCACGTCCGAGCCTGGCGACGAACCATCGGGCGACCGTCAGTCATCTCGAGGTCATGCGAGAGGACGAGGTGGCCGAGCTGATCGACGGGCTGGTGGCCGGCGTGCCGGCCTCCGTCCGCAGCTCGCTCGTCGCGCGCTCCGAGGGGGTCCCCCTGTTCGCGGTCGAGACGGTGCGCTCACTCATCGACCGCGACCTCGTGGTGCCGCGGGGCGGACAGTATGTGCTGGCCGATCCCGACCGTCTCGACCTCGACTCCCTGGGTGCCCCTGCCTCGCTGCAGGCGCTGATCTCCGCGCGCCTCGATGCGCTGGAGCCCTCCCACCGACGACTGGTCGACCTGGCCTCCGTGTTCGGGGGTTCCTTCACCGCGGAGCAGATCGGTGCGCTCGGGCGCGAGCTGGGCGGCGTCGCCGACGTCGAGGGCGCCCTGGTGGCGCTCACCAGGCTGCAGATCCTGGGCGTCGACGCCAACCGGTTCAGCGCCGGTTTCGGCCGCTACCACTTCGTGCAGAGCGTGGTGCGACAGGTCGCCTACGGAACCCTCTCGCGGCGGGACCGGAAGGCGGCCCACCTCGCGGTCGCCGCGCTGCTGGAGCGAGCCGAGGACACGGGTGCCGACGTGGCGGCGATCGTCGCCCGGCACTACCTCGACGCCCTGGCCGCGATGCCCGGCGACCCGGACGTGGCAGACCTCGAGGCGCGGGCGACGGCGCAGCTGGAGGTGGCAGCGGAGCGGGCACGGGCCCTCGGTGCGCCCAGCGAGTCGGTCCAGCACCTGCGCGCTGCCTTCGAGCGCGCCTCGGGTGACGACCAGCGCGCCCGTCTGGAGTCGGCTCTGGCCGCCGCGATGTTCGACGCCGGGGACTACGCGGGGGCCGCCGAGCACGGGCGGGCCGCGACGGAGGCCTTCGACGCTCTGGGTGATGCCCTGTCGGCGGCCGTCGCGGCCGCCGCCTGGGCCGACGCACTGGCGGCGTCGGGTGACATCCCCGCGGCCGTCGAGGTCGTGGAGCCCCGCTGGGAGGCGCTGCAGGACGTCCCCGGCAGCGATCCCGCGCTGCTGCGGCTCGGTGAAGCCCTGATCGGCGCCACGTCGCGCCGGGGTGAGACGCGGTGGGAGGTGCTCCGGCGCCGGATCCAGATCGCCGAACGGATGGGGGAGCACGCGCATCTCGCGGACACGCTCAACTGGCTCAGTGTCGACTTCACCTCCTTGGGCGCGCCCTACACCTCCAAGGTCGTGATGGAGGCGGCAGCCGACCTGGCCCGGGCCCACCACCTGCCGGTGTCACTGGCGCGCTGCCTCAACAACCTCATCGTCACCGAGGGGCTCTCCGACCTGCCCCGGGCATTGGAAGCCGCGCGCGAGGGCGTGGAGGTCGCCGACCGGTCGGGGGTCGCGTTCTGGCGTGAGTACATCCGGGCCAACCTGGCGCTCGCCTCGTTCGCCGCCGGCGACTGGGCGACCGTGGACGAGCTGGTCGCCGACGCCCACGGCCTGATGTCCATCAACGTCTCGGTCATGCGCACCTTGCAGCTCGCCCTGGAGCTGATTCGCAACCCTGCTCCTCCGGCGGTGGCGGCGGACCCGCCCCTGGAGCTCGACGACCCCGTCGAGCAGGCCTGGTGGCACTACGTCAGCGGACTGCAAGCGGTCTCGAGGGGAGAGCACCAGCAGGCAGCGCACCTGCTGGCGCGATCAGTCGAGCTGACGGCCGAGGCCACCGGGCTCTCGGACGACCTCCACCACATCTGGCCGGCGGCCGTCGAGGTCGCCATGGAGTGCGAGGACGACGACGCGCTGGCCCGGCTGCTGGCCGTCGTGGACGACCACGCGGTGCGGGCACTGGTGCCCGTCGCCGTGGCGGCGCACCGGCGACGGGTGGCCGGCCTGCTCGCCCGCCGCTGCGAGCCCGACGCGGCGGAGCGCATGCTCCGGGAGGCGATCGAGATGTTCCGCCGGTGGGGCGCGCAGCCCTACCTGGCGCGCACGCAGGTGGAGCTGGGCCAGTGGTTGGTGGAGCGGGGCGAGACCGAGCAGGGCCACGGGCTGGTCCGGGACGGGCGGACGGCGCTCGCCGAGCTCGGAGCCTTCGGGTGGCTGGCCAGGCTCGGGCTCGGCGAGGGCGATCGGGTCCGCGTCGCCGACTAG
- a CDS encoding flavodoxin family protein: MDLDFSGLRAMFVNCTLKRSPERSHTQGLVEASAAIMRKHGVEVEVLRAVDHDIATGVYTDMTEHGWQTDAWPAIHERVMASNILVIAGPIWLGDNSSVTKQVIERLYGGSGALNDEGQYAYYGRVAGCLITGNEDGIKHCAQNVLYSLQHIGYTIPPQADAGWIGEAGPGPSYLDEGSGGPENDFTNRNTTFMTWNLLHVARLLRDAGGIPAHGNQRTAWDDGARFDFENPEYR; encoded by the coding sequence GTGGACCTCGACTTCAGCGGACTCCGCGCCATGTTCGTCAACTGCACGCTGAAGCGGTCGCCCGAGCGCAGTCACACCCAAGGACTGGTCGAGGCGAGCGCAGCGATCATGCGCAAGCACGGGGTGGAGGTCGAGGTGCTCCGCGCCGTCGACCACGACATCGCCACCGGGGTCTACACCGACATGACCGAGCACGGCTGGCAGACCGACGCCTGGCCGGCGATCCACGAGCGGGTCATGGCCAGCAACATCCTCGTCATCGCCGGACCGATCTGGCTCGGGGACAACTCCAGCGTCACCAAGCAGGTGATCGAGCGGCTCTACGGCGGGTCGGGGGCGCTCAACGACGAGGGGCAGTACGCCTACTACGGGCGCGTCGCCGGCTGCCTCATCACCGGCAACGAGGACGGCATCAAGCACTGCGCGCAGAACGTCCTCTACTCCTTGCAGCACATCGGCTACACCATCCCGCCGCAGGCGGACGCCGGCTGGATCGGCGAGGCCGGGCCCGGCCCCTCCTACCTCGACGAGGGCAGCGGTGGGCCGGAGAACGACTTCACCAACCGCAACACCACGTTCATGACGTGGAACCTGCTGCACGTGGCCCGCCTGCTGCGCGACGCCGGCGGGATCCCGGCGCACGGCAACCAGCGGACGGCCTGGGACGACGGCGCGCGGTTCGACTTCGAGAATCCCGAGTACCGCTAG
- a CDS encoding HNH endonuclease family protein, with amino-acid sequence MKHLPALVSVLLVSAVTPLVTASSAEAGRTAAPQARNDTITTTVGRTTKIRVKANDTAFRKRRARVQILRVAPAAARPVAARARGGRAIRFSAPADMAPGTVSIRYRLTDVRGRSDVATVRIRVRPAAPKLLALLDELPVAPEARAGFDRAHFEHWVDADGDGCDTRREVLLQEATAPRLRGGCIFRSGSWHSWYDRVSTRDPRSLHIDHMVPLGEAWASGAHSWTAATRSAFANDLADRRSLTAVTASANQRKGNQDPARWLPAHDQCRYVEHWVAVKARWSLSVDADEKAALLRAFRTHRCGNVPVPVSRARALGGELPQQPEPPVVPEPPVPPQDPETPEPPPGPVGPPISDLPLLDVVAAQDLADRVGVRDFPHYNHTTYGKRPAIEEAIDDLGVEWVTLKYVTNKADVADIERLHAMGVKTILTVGETKGGYKPESAAFWNGLTDKLVQWGDNVPMVVGWNEPNHIRGGGSPLPADWPLRTLRDNIVPLAKAVAAANARMRHQVDVGLPALWSGDTAQFRRDAQKLADVRFTDGTGRVWSAHDTIDAITYHLYPRGGDPTWELDQTIDALRDTFPKADPTPWCTEAGYFTAQNYRGGARNVTEAQQAAYVAKMGLEYFLRGGYVSYFEVSDSPDPSDADREASLGLVDTPTMDPATWRRKPAFTALSTILRHKGGTATRVHADIDAPAGVQRLATRDAAGTVRLYLWRRVTVDAAGRAAPVSVRVTTPAGSRTVQVGGDVTVVTLDG; translated from the coding sequence ATGAAGCATCTGCCTGCCCTTGTGTCCGTCCTGCTCGTCTCCGCGGTGACCCCCCTCGTCACCGCCTCGAGTGCCGAGGCCGGACGGACGGCCGCGCCCCAGGCGCGCAACGACACCATCACGACCACCGTCGGCCGGACCACGAAGATCCGGGTCAAGGCCAACGACACCGCGTTCCGCAAACGCCGGGCTCGCGTGCAGATCCTGCGCGTGGCACCGGCGGCGGCCCGCCCGGTGGCCGCACGCGCCCGGGGCGGCCGGGCGATCCGGTTCTCGGCGCCGGCCGACATGGCCCCCGGCACCGTCTCGATCCGCTACCGCCTCACGGACGTCCGTGGCCGTTCCGACGTCGCCACGGTGCGGATCCGGGTGCGCCCCGCGGCTCCGAAGCTGCTCGCGCTGCTGGACGAGCTGCCCGTCGCCCCGGAGGCGCGGGCCGGCTTCGACCGCGCCCACTTCGAGCACTGGGTCGACGCCGACGGCGACGGGTGCGACACCCGGCGCGAGGTCCTCCTCCAGGAGGCGACTGCCCCCCGGCTGCGCGGTGGCTGCATCTTCCGCAGCGGCAGCTGGCACTCCTGGTACGACCGGGTGTCGACCCGTGACCCCCGGTCGCTGCACATCGACCACATGGTCCCCCTGGGGGAGGCCTGGGCCTCCGGCGCACACAGCTGGACCGCGGCGACCCGCAGCGCCTTCGCCAACGACCTCGCTGACCGCCGCTCGCTGACCGCCGTGACGGCGTCGGCCAACCAGCGCAAGGGGAACCAGGACCCGGCGCGCTGGCTGCCCGCGCACGACCAGTGCCGTTACGTCGAGCACTGGGTGGCCGTGAAGGCACGGTGGTCCCTGAGCGTGGACGCTGATGAGAAGGCGGCCCTGCTGCGAGCGTTCCGCACCCACCGCTGCGGCAACGTCCCCGTGCCCGTGTCCCGAGCGCGAGCTCTGGGGGGCGAGCTCCCCCAGCAGCCCGAGCCCCCGGTGGTGCCCGAGCCGCCCGTGCCGCCGCAGGACCCGGAGACCCCCGAGCCCCCGCCCGGACCGGTGGGCCCACCGATCTCCGACCTGCCGCTGCTGGACGTGGTCGCCGCGCAGGACCTCGCCGACCGCGTCGGCGTGCGCGACTTCCCGCACTACAACCACACGACCTACGGCAAGCGGCCCGCCATCGAGGAGGCGATCGACGACCTCGGGGTGGAGTGGGTGACCCTCAAGTACGTCACCAACAAGGCCGACGTCGCCGACATCGAGCGGCTCCACGCGATGGGTGTCAAGACCATCCTCACCGTCGGCGAGACCAAGGGCGGCTACAAGCCGGAGTCCGCCGCCTTCTGGAACGGCCTGACCGACAAGCTGGTCCAGTGGGGCGACAACGTCCCCATGGTGGTGGGCTGGAACGAGCCCAACCACATCCGTGGCGGCGGCTCCCCCCTGCCCGCGGACTGGCCGCTCCGCACCCTGCGCGACAACATCGTCCCGCTCGCGAAGGCGGTGGCCGCCGCCAACGCGCGGATGCGTCACCAGGTGGACGTCGGGTTGCCGGCGCTGTGGTCCGGCGACACGGCCCAGTTCCGGCGCGACGCCCAGAAGCTGGCGGACGTCCGCTTCACCGACGGCACCGGCCGGGTCTGGTCGGCGCACGACACCATCGACGCGATCACCTACCACCTCTACCCGCGGGGCGGTGACCCGACGTGGGAGCTCGACCAGACGATCGACGCGTTGCGGGACACGTTCCCGAAGGCCGACCCCACGCCGTGGTGCACCGAGGCCGGCTACTTCACCGCCCAGAACTACCGGGGCGGCGCGAGGAACGTCACCGAGGCACAGCAGGCGGCCTACGTCGCCAAGATGGGCCTCGAGTACTTCCTCCGCGGCGGTTACGTGTCCTACTTCGAGGTCAGCGACTCACCCGACCCCAGTGACGCGGACCGGGAGGCGAGCCTGGGCCTCGTGGACACGCCGACCATGGACCCGGCTACCTGGCGGCGCAAGCCGGCCTTCACCGCCCTGTCCACGATCCTCCGGCACAAGGGCGGTACCGCCACCCGGGTGCACGCCGACATCGACGCTCCCGCCGGCGTGCAGCGCCTCGCGACCCGCGACGCCGCGGGAACGGTGCGGCTGTACCTGTGGCGCCGGGTGACCGTCGACGCCGCCGGCAGGGCCGCGCCGGTCTCCGTCCGGGTCACCACGCCCGCGGGCAGCAGGACCGTCCAGGTGGGTGGCGACGTCACGGTCGTGACCCTCGACGGCTGA
- a CDS encoding serine/threonine-protein kinase: MIADRYELEREVGRGGMGAVWLARDEVLGRQVAVKRTGLVPGGGTPDAQRAEREARLAARLSHPNVVAVFDLVADDDGQWLVMEYVDGVTLAALVEREGALPPDRVADLLSQAAAALAAAHAAGITHRDVKPSNILVAKDGQVKLSDFGIARSDAEKTLTATGLVTGSPAYLAPEVASGRSASAASDVWSLGATTFHALAGKPPYEVGDNLLGALYRIVHEEPPRLDDPGWLAPVLEATMTKEPDERWSMEQVHRFLVGGESKAGVVPPATADPQATQVMAATPPPPPRTPDQPFAAVPPEPAPVTSSSTTSTSTSRHGRSTSPLVVAGVAAGLVLLVLLVWLLAGNDDQTPAADDQPDEPASSQTTQSASEPAAEPSADEMEAFMADYLATAPSSPETTFEMLTPRFQRASGGFDGYSGFWGTIESAELAQITADPDALTVAYTVNYVTEDGRSSSDDVVLQLAFRGGDYLIASES, encoded by the coding sequence GTGATCGCAGACCGCTACGAGCTCGAGCGTGAGGTCGGCCGCGGCGGCATGGGTGCCGTCTGGCTGGCTCGCGACGAGGTGCTCGGTCGGCAGGTGGCGGTCAAGCGGACCGGCCTCGTTCCCGGGGGCGGCACGCCCGACGCCCAGCGGGCGGAGCGCGAGGCGCGGTTGGCGGCCCGGCTCAGCCACCCCAACGTGGTCGCCGTCTTCGACCTCGTGGCCGACGACGACGGCCAGTGGCTGGTCATGGAGTACGTCGACGGCGTGACCCTGGCGGCGCTCGTCGAGCGGGAGGGTGCGCTCCCCCCGGACCGGGTGGCCGACCTGCTCTCCCAGGCGGCCGCAGCCCTCGCCGCCGCCCACGCGGCGGGGATCACGCACCGCGACGTGAAGCCCTCCAACATCCTCGTGGCCAAGGACGGGCAGGTGAAGCTGTCCGACTTCGGCATCGCCCGCTCCGACGCCGAGAAGACCCTGACGGCCACCGGTCTGGTGACCGGCTCCCCGGCCTACCTCGCACCCGAGGTGGCGTCCGGCCGATCGGCCTCCGCGGCCAGCGACGTGTGGTCGCTCGGTGCGACCACCTTCCACGCCCTGGCGGGCAAGCCGCCCTACGAGGTCGGCGACAACCTGCTCGGCGCGCTCTACCGGATCGTGCACGAGGAGCCGCCGCGGCTGGACGACCCCGGTTGGCTGGCCCCCGTGCTCGAGGCCACCATGACCAAGGAGCCGGACGAGCGGTGGTCCATGGAGCAGGTGCACCGGTTCCTGGTCGGCGGGGAGTCGAAGGCGGGGGTGGTGCCCCCGGCGACCGCCGATCCCCAGGCGACGCAGGTCATGGCGGCCACGCCGCCGCCCCCACCTCGCACTCCCGACCAGCCGTTCGCCGCCGTGCCCCCGGAGCCCGCACCGGTGACGTCGTCGTCGACGACATCGACATCGACGTCGCGGCACGGACGGTCGACGAGTCCGCTCGTCGTGGCGGGGGTCGCCGCCGGGCTGGTGCTGCTGGTCCTCCTCGTCTGGCTGCTGGCGGGCAACGACGACCAGACGCCCGCAGCCGACGACCAGCCCGACGAGCCGGCGTCGTCGCAGACGACCCAGTCGGCGTCGGAGCCCGCGGCCGAGCCCTCCGCCGACGAGATGGAGGCCTTCATGGCCGACTACCTGGCCACCGCGCCCTCCTCCCCCGAGACCACCTTCGAGATGCTCACCCCGCGCTTCCAGCGGGCCAGTGGTGGATTCGACGGGTACTCGGGGTTCTGGGGGACCATCGAGAGCGCCGAGCTCGCGCAGATCACCGCTGACCCCGATGCCCTGACGGTCGCCTACACGGTCAACTACGTCACCGAGGACGGGAGGTCGTCCAGCGACGACGTCGTGCTGCAGCTGGCGTTCCGCGGAGGCGACTACCTGATCGCCTCGGAGAGCTAG